From one Flavobacterium kingsejongi genomic stretch:
- a CDS encoding tyrosine-type recombinase/integrase, with protein MKNLLNGCSYSDIWVSPEDWKKTTAKSSLKKPWYIQCYFFDPNFKKKFPRGFPYRKKLNSFKTLDERKAAAELYLKEIPKLFEDMGYNPIRDIYMINKSAEVALFDLGPDSLFCNALELAFNKIKIADSTRNDIRQILVHLKKAAIRLGYDLIRVEDIKRRNIKLLFDDMENKDKFSAHKFNKYRGYLSIIYTCLLEYEAVESNIIKDISKRKQTKNIREVLTDSQRKKVNDHLRNNYPEFWRFTLIFFHSGGRVRELLDVKIKDVDLKNQTYRVLIKKGSSYEWVVRVIKDISVDLWKRVMLSGINEDYVFSVGLVPGPQRIRREQIGRRWNVHVKEKLNITADFYSLKHLNLDETTEMLSMNDAAAMANHKSTKMIENHYAVGEKARQNERLKSIRNEFA; from the coding sequence ATGAAAAATTTATTAAATGGTTGCTCATATTCTGATATATGGGTTTCCCCAGAAGATTGGAAAAAAACCACAGCCAAATCATCTTTAAAGAAACCCTGGTACATTCAGTGCTATTTCTTCGATCCCAATTTCAAAAAAAAATTCCCGAGAGGTTTTCCATACAGGAAAAAATTAAATTCATTCAAAACTTTGGATGAGCGTAAAGCAGCAGCTGAATTATATTTAAAAGAAATACCTAAGCTTTTCGAAGATATGGGATATAATCCTATAAGAGATATTTACATGATAAATAAATCCGCTGAGGTAGCTTTATTTGATTTGGGACCGGATAGTTTATTTTGCAATGCGCTTGAATTGGCATTCAATAAAATTAAAATAGCCGATAGTACTCGAAACGATATCAGACAAATATTAGTCCACCTAAAAAAGGCAGCTATCCGTTTGGGGTATGATTTGATACGGGTTGAGGATATAAAGCGTAGGAATATCAAATTGCTTTTTGATGACATGGAAAATAAGGATAAATTTTCGGCTCATAAATTCAATAAATACCGGGGTTACCTGTCCATAATTTATACTTGCTTATTGGAGTATGAAGCCGTTGAGAGCAATATTATAAAAGACATATCGAAACGGAAACAAACAAAAAACATACGTGAAGTACTGACCGATTCTCAGCGAAAAAAAGTGAATGATCATTTAAGAAATAATTATCCGGAGTTTTGGAGGTTCACATTGATATTCTTTCATTCTGGGGGAAGAGTTCGGGAACTACTCGATGTAAAAATTAAAGACGTTGATCTGAAAAATCAAACTTACCGGGTACTAATTAAAAAAGGTTCATCCTATGAATGGGTAGTCCGGGTAATAAAAGATATTTCAGTCGATTTATGGAAAAGGGTCATGTTATCCGGAATCAATGAGGATTATGTTTTCTCGGTTGGATTGGTTCCTGGTCCGCAACGTATCAGGAGGGAACAAATAGGCAGGCGATGGAATGTACATGTGAAAGAAAAATTGAATATAACCGCTGATTTTTATTCATTGAAGCATTTAAATTTGGACGAAACTACTGAAATGTTATCCATGAATGATGCGGCCGCAATGGCAAATCATAAATCTACAAAAATGATTGAAAACCATTACGCAGTTGGGGAGAAGGCCCGGCAGAATGAAAGATTGAAATCTATACGTAACGAATTCGCATAA
- the ribD gene encoding bifunctional diaminohydroxyphosphoribosylaminopyrimidine deaminase/5-amino-6-(5-phosphoribosylamino)uracil reductase RibD, which produces MKIHQKYLDRCIALAKNGLGTTYPNPLVGSVIVYNDTIIGEGWHRKAGEPHAEVNAINSVKDKKLLSKSTIYVSLEPCSHFGKTPPCCDLIIQHHIPNVVIGTIDPFAQVSGNGIKKLIASGRNVTVGILEDAANALNKRFFTFHEQQRPYIILKWAESQDGFISPHHPAEGETRHTQDLTDKKPVWITNVYSRQLVHKWRSEEQAILVGTKTVLDDNPKLNVRDWAGKNPVRVVIDRKKIVSSTAFVLDKSTKTIVITSDSLVSDHENLCYETIDFTQNQAKQIAAILYRHEIQSVIIEGGRRTLQSFIDAGIWDEARVFKGNLFLGEGTKAPTLNKPCSEKQSILKDQLLLYYNHDQYDNL; this is translated from the coding sequence GTGAAGATACATCAAAAATACTTAGATCGCTGTATAGCATTGGCCAAAAATGGCCTGGGAACGACCTATCCTAATCCGTTGGTTGGAAGCGTGATTGTCTATAACGACACCATTATCGGTGAAGGCTGGCATCGAAAAGCCGGCGAACCGCACGCTGAAGTAAACGCCATAAATTCGGTAAAAGACAAAAAGCTGCTTTCAAAATCCACTATTTATGTCAGCCTGGAACCCTGCAGCCATTTTGGAAAGACCCCACCTTGCTGCGACCTGATCATTCAACACCATATCCCCAATGTAGTAATCGGCACGATTGATCCCTTTGCCCAAGTTTCGGGTAATGGCATCAAAAAACTAATAGCATCGGGCAGGAATGTCACTGTTGGTATTTTAGAAGATGCTGCGAATGCACTGAATAAACGTTTCTTCACTTTCCATGAACAGCAACGCCCTTATATTATCCTGAAATGGGCCGAAAGCCAGGACGGCTTTATTAGCCCGCACCATCCTGCCGAAGGCGAAACAAGGCATACTCAGGATCTGACTGACAAAAAACCGGTATGGATTACCAATGTCTATTCCCGTCAATTAGTACACAAATGGCGTAGTGAAGAGCAGGCGATTTTAGTAGGGACAAAGACCGTTTTAGACGATAATCCTAAGTTAAATGTTCGGGACTGGGCAGGAAAAAATCCGGTAAGAGTTGTTATTGACCGAAAAAAAATTGTATCTTCAACAGCTTTTGTTTTGGATAAAAGCACAAAAACGATTGTAATTACGTCCGACAGCCTGGTTTCCGATCATGAAAATCTTTGCTACGAAACCATTGATTTTACCCAAAATCAGGCAAAACAAATTGCAGCAATTTTGTATCGGCACGAAATACAGTCTGTTATTATTGAAGGAGGAAGACGTACCCTGCAATCGTTCATCGATGCCGGAATCTGGGATGAAGCCCGGGTCTTCAAAGGCAATTTATTTTTAGGTGAGGGAACAAAAGCCCCAACATTAAATAAACCCTGTAGCGAAAAACAATCGATTTTAAAAGACCAACTTTTACTATACTACAACCATGATCAATACGATAATCTTTGA
- the prmC gene encoding peptide chain release factor N(5)-glutamine methyltransferase — MKIRTYRENFITRLVPVHGISEAENFFYMALEEWHHMKRVDLALRPDAEFTVAEVARWDALLAQLKDEQPIQYLLGKAHFYGLEFEVNTNVLIPRPETEELVEWIISDTEFKPSPTLLDIGTGSGCIAITLAKNLSGAAVSAIDVSVGALETAQRNAAANGVSVKFLEKDILAAHDLGEQYTVIVSNPPYIRNLEKEEMKPNVLEHEPHLALFVEDDNALIFYRKITQLAVRNLIAGGKLYFEINQYLGPEMIGLLTDYGFQDVVLRKDMYGNDRMICGTLPV, encoded by the coding sequence ATGAAAATCAGGACGTATCGTGAAAATTTTATCACCAGATTAGTGCCGGTTCACGGGATTTCAGAAGCCGAAAACTTTTTTTACATGGCGCTGGAAGAATGGCATCACATGAAAAGAGTAGACCTCGCCTTACGGCCTGATGCAGAATTTACAGTGGCGGAAGTGGCCCGATGGGATGCGCTATTAGCCCAACTGAAAGACGAACAGCCTATTCAATACCTATTGGGTAAGGCGCATTTTTACGGATTGGAATTTGAAGTAAACACCAATGTCCTGATACCACGTCCGGAAACAGAAGAGTTGGTGGAATGGATTATCTCCGATACCGAATTTAAACCCAGCCCGACGCTATTGGATATCGGGACCGGAAGTGGTTGTATCGCCATAACATTGGCTAAGAATCTATCCGGAGCAGCAGTTTCGGCAATTGATGTCTCCGTGGGCGCTTTGGAAACAGCCCAACGGAATGCTGCTGCAAATGGTGTTTCTGTCAAATTTTTAGAAAAGGATATTTTGGCTGCGCATGATCTTGGCGAGCAGTATACTGTTATTGTTTCCAATCCGCCCTATATCCGGAATCTGGAAAAAGAGGAGATGAAGCCCAATGTATTGGAACATGAGCCCCATTTGGCGTTGTTTGTTGAAGATGATAATGCCTTGATTTTTTACAGGAAGATCACGCAATTGGCGGTTCGGAACCTCATTGCAGGAGGCAAGCTGTATTTTGAAATTAATCAATACCTTGGGCCTGAGATGATCGGGTTGCTTACCGATTATGGTTTTCAGGACGTAGTGCTTCGTAAAGACATGTATGGAAATGATCGTATGATTTGTGGAACTTTACCAGTGTAA
- a CDS encoding IMPACT family protein, with amino-acid sequence MIPTINDTYNTIAAPTEAVLLKEKSSKFFGYAFPVTNEEEIKAHLEALHKEHTSARHWCYAYQTGTAPHIYFRANDDGEPSNSAGMPIYGQIQSFELTNVLIVVVRYFGGTKLGVGGLITAYKTTAQMALESATIIEKTIDVLYTITFDYKNMNKVMRVIKEKNLNIVRQQFELSCEIDIVVRKKNAEIILEIFTALYEVAIKEKEA; translated from the coding sequence ATGATTCCAACAATTAACGATACATATAATACGATAGCCGCTCCTACAGAAGCGGTATTATTGAAAGAAAAAAGCAGCAAATTCTTTGGCTATGCTTTCCCGGTCACCAATGAGGAGGAAATAAAAGCCCATTTGGAAGCCCTGCACAAAGAACACACTTCGGCACGCCACTGGTGTTATGCTTACCAAACAGGGACCGCACCTCATATTTATTTCCGGGCCAATGATGATGGAGAACCCAGTAATAGTGCTGGAATGCCCATATACGGTCAAATCCAGTCCTTTGAACTCACCAATGTGCTCATTGTGGTCGTCCGGTATTTTGGCGGCACAAAATTAGGCGTGGGCGGATTAATCACCGCTTACAAAACAACAGCGCAAATGGCTCTGGAATCGGCCACTATTATCGAGAAAACCATAGACGTGCTTTACACCATTACATTTGATTACAAAAACATGAATAAAGTCATGCGGGTCATCAAAGAGAAAAACCTCAACATCGTCCGCCAGCAATTCGAACTGAGTTGTGAAATTGATATTGTTGTACGCAAGAAAAATGCGGAAATAATTTTAGAGATTTTTACCGCACTTTATGAAGTTGCTATAAAAGAAAAAGAAGCCTAA
- a CDS encoding glycogen debranching protein, whose protein sequence is MKSSHYTLGFILFCFALANGVQAQNGSVIWKTDAYSIHADGVKQHKFAAKAVSPTELTSNYQSPVNESVSSGLIFKFSINGKDNEMKSGVNHYYNFTTGNETPLIRFGELQKEKNTGKEVALKPDSRLKVRLDMRDVLKELKNKGYYTTFSGEKIFKEDFKNVYIAGATAPMVWDFDNLYQRSELQLRDEDGDGIYETTLTFNAKKDQKKTEGTWQLTRDLSAFPQYKSDYVLTDAIYNLSTEEMLNAVEADSTFRTGKEWAGVWTRDISYSIILSMAYLQPKVAMNSLMKKVNANKRIIQDTGTGGAYPASTDRMVWAIAAYEVYKATGDKNWLQQSYTIVKNSIEDDLNVIYDKETHLVRGESSFLDWREQTYPKWMQPADIFESENLGTNAVHFQANVVLAEMATLLNFKDIAKKHKLIAANIKMGINEHLWLKDKGYYAQYLYGRNSKIVSPRAEALGEALCVLYGIADLQKQQSIIANTPVTDYGISCIYPQIPNIPPYHNNAVWPFVQAYWGLASAKTGNVTSVMESMAAIIRPSALFLTNKENFVADNGDFAGTQINSSNMLWSLAGNLAMTHKILFGMDFQADKLVLRPFVPQELKGTRTLSNFKYREAILEITVEGYGNTIKSFTLDGKVVTSPEISQSLKGPHTVKIVLDNMAFTNTKINKRDNDFSPAAPSVTYTNGVLSWNPVEGAVNYSVLKNGKEIEKTAKTTANAVKLGYAEYQVIAADAKGVTSFASEPIVVAEDKATSIFELENSIGKAEYPYKGYSGNGFIETSKTVNPTFDFSVAIGETGWYAVDFHYANGNGPTNTENKCAIRTLKEGITTLGTFVFPQRGVNEWSNWGFSNPVKVYLTAGKHVLTLKLETFNENMNVDINQAMLDYIRIVKLDKK, encoded by the coding sequence ATGAAATCATCGCACTATACTCTTGGTTTTATCCTATTCTGTTTCGCTTTGGCAAATGGGGTACAGGCCCAAAACGGCTCTGTTATCTGGAAAACCGATGCCTATTCCATACATGCCGACGGAGTAAAGCAACATAAGTTTGCCGCGAAAGCTGTTTCTCCTACCGAACTGACTTCAAACTACCAGAGCCCTGTTAATGAATCGGTAAGTTCCGGACTGATATTTAAATTCAGTATTAACGGAAAGGATAATGAGATGAAGTCGGGGGTGAATCATTACTACAATTTCACCACAGGTAACGAGACACCATTAATCCGTTTTGGGGAACTACAAAAAGAAAAAAACACTGGAAAAGAAGTAGCATTAAAGCCTGATAGCCGGCTTAAAGTCCGCCTGGACATGCGCGATGTTTTAAAAGAGCTGAAAAATAAAGGCTATTATACCACATTCAGCGGAGAGAAAATTTTTAAAGAAGATTTTAAAAATGTATATATCGCGGGAGCTACGGCACCCATGGTCTGGGATTTTGACAACCTGTACCAACGTTCCGAACTCCAATTAAGAGATGAAGATGGGGACGGGATTTATGAAACGACCTTAACGTTTAATGCCAAAAAAGACCAAAAGAAAACGGAAGGCACCTGGCAGTTGACGCGGGATCTTTCCGCTTTCCCACAATACAAATCAGATTATGTGCTGACTGATGCCATTTACAATCTGTCTACCGAAGAGATGCTGAATGCCGTTGAAGCAGACAGTACGTTCCGTACCGGCAAAGAGTGGGCGGGCGTATGGACGCGTGATATCAGCTACAGTATCATTTTGTCGATGGCGTACCTGCAGCCTAAAGTTGCGATGAACAGCCTGATGAAAAAAGTAAATGCCAATAAACGCATCATTCAGGATACCGGGACAGGAGGTGCATATCCTGCGTCTACCGATCGTATGGTCTGGGCAATTGCGGCTTATGAAGTATATAAGGCTACCGGCGATAAAAACTGGTTGCAGCAATCGTATACCATTGTTAAGAATTCCATTGAGGATGACCTCAATGTTATTTATGATAAGGAAACCCATTTAGTGCGTGGCGAATCGTCTTTCCTGGACTGGCGGGAACAAACCTATCCAAAATGGATGCAGCCGGCGGATATTTTTGAATCGGAAAATTTAGGGACGAATGCGGTACATTTCCAGGCGAATGTCGTATTGGCTGAAATGGCAACCTTGCTGAATTTTAAAGACATAGCGAAAAAGCACAAACTCATCGCTGCCAATATTAAAATGGGCATCAACGAGCACTTATGGCTAAAAGACAAAGGATATTATGCTCAATACCTATACGGCCGCAATTCGAAAATTGTTTCGCCGCGTGCGGAAGCTTTAGGAGAAGCGCTATGTGTTTTGTATGGTATTGCGGATCTGCAAAAACAACAATCTATCATTGCCAATACTCCGGTGACTGATTATGGTATTTCATGCATTTATCCACAGATCCCGAATATTCCACCGTATCATAACAATGCGGTATGGCCTTTTGTACAGGCCTATTGGGGATTGGCTTCTGCCAAAACCGGAAATGTAACTTCTGTAATGGAATCGATGGCGGCTATTATACGGCCTTCGGCTTTATTTCTTACGAATAAGGAAAATTTTGTAGCGGATAATGGTGATTTTGCCGGTACACAGATCAATTCCAGCAATATGCTGTGGAGTTTAGCGGGTAATTTGGCAATGACTCATAAAATCCTCTTTGGAATGGATTTTCAGGCGGATAAATTGGTTTTGCGCCCTTTCGTACCACAGGAATTAAAAGGAACGCGTACACTGAGTAATTTTAAATACCGCGAAGCCATTTTGGAAATTACGGTAGAAGGATACGGGAATACTATAAAATCATTTACACTGGATGGCAAGGTCGTAACCAGCCCGGAGATATCCCAAAGCCTGAAAGGGCCACATACGGTTAAGATTGTTTTGGATAATATGGCATTTACGAATACGAAAATCAACAAAAGAGACAATGATTTTTCTCCTGCTGCCCCATCAGTAACGTATACCAATGGAGTGCTTTCCTGGAATCCGGTAGAAGGTGCTGTGAATTACAGTGTGCTTAAAAACGGTAAGGAAATCGAGAAAACGGCTAAAACGACAGCAAATGCTGTAAAATTGGGTTACGCAGAATATCAGGTCATTGCAGCGGATGCCAAAGGAGTAACTTCGTTTGCCAGTGAACCGATCGTTGTAGCCGAGGATAAGGCGACCAGTATTTTTGAATTGGAAAACAGTATTGGGAAAGCAGAGTATCCTTATAAAGGATATTCCGGAAATGGTTTTATAGAAACTTCAAAAACGGTAAATCCGACGTTTGATTTTTCTGTAGCGATAGGCGAAACCGGATGGTATGCTGTAGATTTTCATTATGCCAATGGCAATGGACCTACGAATACTGAAAACAAATGTGCGATCCGTACTTTAAAAGAAGGCATTACGACATTGGGAACGTTTGTATTTCCACAACGTGGCGTGAATGAGTGGAGCAACTGGGGATTCAGCAATCCAGTGAAAGTATACCTGACTGCCGGGAAACATGTACTTACCCTGAAACTGGAAACCTTTAATGAAAATATGAATGTAGACATCAATCAGGCGATGCTGGACTATATCCGTATCGTAAAGTTGGATAAAAAATAA
- a CDS encoding HAD family hydrolase codes for MINTIIFDFGDVLINTDKATTIQTLKKLGLKEWNTDLSKLTERFEKGKITEAKFLSGFQKHIPNASLDDIRSAWRKFIADFPLKRLEFLQNISNNYRLFILSNADMIHVDEFEYQAGSSFFGDFYRCFEKVYYSFEIGKRTPDSEAFSYVINKHDLSPKRTLFVDDKLENIEAAKALGLKVWHLKVGEEDVTELFSKKIIRV; via the coding sequence ATGATCAATACGATAATCTTTGATTTTGGTGATGTTTTAATCAATACAGATAAAGCAACCACCATACAGACACTAAAGAAACTGGGGCTGAAAGAGTGGAATACTGACTTATCCAAACTAACAGAACGGTTTGAAAAAGGCAAAATAACAGAAGCCAAATTCCTCTCCGGTTTTCAGAAACACATTCCCAATGCTTCCCTGGATGACATACGAAGTGCGTGGCGGAAATTCATTGCCGATTTCCCCCTGAAGCGACTGGAGTTTTTACAAAATATATCCAACAACTACCGCCTTTTCATTTTGTCCAATGCGGATATGATCCATGTAGATGAATTTGAATACCAGGCTGGCAGTTCCTTCTTTGGTGATTTCTACCGTTGCTTTGAAAAAGTGTACTATTCCTTTGAAATTGGAAAGCGCACACCCGATTCCGAAGCTTTCAGTTACGTAATCAACAAACATGACCTGTCTCCAAAGCGCACTTTGTTTGTCGATGACAAATTAGAAAATATCGAAGCCGCAAAGGCCCTGGGCCTCAAAGTCTGGCACCTCAAAGTGGGCGAAGAGGATGTTACCGAATTGTTCAGCAAAAAAATTATCCGGGTATAA
- a CDS encoding ABC transporter permease gives MFKLFKENTRIAFGAIKSQLLRTVLTVLIISIGIWALVGILTVVAALENTLTSDFASMGANTFNINQYEMTTQRRGGGEVEKINPTIRYAEAKEFKEKYNFPYTNTSVSFTATTTAEVKYESAKTDPEITVMGVDNFFLPNSGLEMVKGRNFTQSDIDNNTYTCIVGSDFEKGLFRNTSNSIDKVISIRGAKFRVIGVLKEKGSTFGNSQDLRVLIPIQVARSLFSAPNINYSISVLSGQNELLNEAIDNAMITMRKVRKLNPVEENNFGIIRSDDLINRIGEITQYLDVAAVVIGIITIFGSSIALMNIMIVSVTERTREIGIRKSLGAKKITIALQFFTETLIIGQLGGLLGIFLGIFSGFLIAMALDFSFVIPWGAMLSAVITTLIVAIFSGLYPAIKAAILDPIEALRYE, from the coding sequence ATGTTCAAGCTGTTTAAGGAAAATACCCGGATCGCCTTCGGTGCCATCAAAAGCCAATTATTACGAACGGTACTGACGGTCCTCATTATCAGTATCGGGATTTGGGCGTTGGTCGGTATCCTCACCGTGGTAGCAGCATTGGAAAATACCCTTACCAGTGACTTTGCGTCTATGGGAGCCAATACGTTCAACATTAATCAGTACGAAATGACGACCCAGCGCCGGGGCGGTGGTGAAGTCGAGAAGATCAATCCTACCATCCGCTACGCCGAAGCCAAAGAATTCAAAGAAAAATACAACTTCCCCTACACCAATACTTCGGTATCATTTACCGCGACGACTACGGCGGAAGTAAAATATGAATCGGCCAAAACCGATCCAGAAATTACAGTAATGGGTGTCGATAATTTCTTCCTGCCGAATTCAGGACTGGAAATGGTGAAAGGCCGTAATTTCACCCAGTCGGATATCGACAATAATACCTATACCTGTATTGTGGGTTCGGATTTTGAAAAAGGCCTGTTCAGGAATACCTCTAATTCTATTGACAAAGTGATCTCCATTCGTGGTGCAAAATTCCGGGTTATTGGGGTTCTCAAAGAAAAGGGTTCTACTTTTGGCAACAGCCAGGATTTACGGGTATTGATCCCCATACAGGTGGCTCGCTCCCTATTTAGCGCACCCAATATTAACTATTCGATTAGCGTGTTGTCGGGCCAGAATGAATTACTGAACGAAGCCATCGACAATGCGATGATTACCATGCGAAAAGTGCGGAAACTGAATCCGGTAGAAGAGAATAATTTTGGTATTATCCGAAGTGATGACCTGATTAACCGTATTGGTGAAATTACACAATACCTGGATGTAGCTGCAGTAGTAATTGGAATCATCACCATTTTTGGCTCATCAATTGCCCTGATGAATATAATGATTGTATCGGTAACGGAACGCACCCGGGAAATTGGAATCCGGAAATCATTAGGGGCAAAAAAAATTACGATTGCCCTCCAGTTTTTTACCGAAACGCTTATTATCGGCCAATTGGGTGGATTACTCGGGATTTTCCTGGGGATCTTCTCCGGGTTCCTGATTGCCATGGCTTTGGATTTCAGCTTTGTGATTCCGTGGGGCGCTATGCTTTCGGCTGTGATCACCACTTTGATTGTTGCTATTTTCTCCGGTTTATATCCGGCGATCAAAGCTGCAATACTCGATCCTATTGAGGCTTTGCGCTACGAATAA
- the hisS gene encoding histidine--tRNA ligase: protein MMAKPGIPKGTRDFSPIEVAKRQYIIQIIKSNFEKYGFQPIETPSFENSDTLMGKYGEEGDRLIFKILNSGDYLAKADEKHLTDRNSQKLTAHISEKALRYDLTVPFARYVVQHQNEIEFPFKRYQIQPVWRADRPQKGRFREFYQCDADVVGSTSLWQEVELVQLYDGVFSALGLKGVTIKINNRKILSGIAEVIGASDKLIDFTVALDKLDKIGEDGVKKEMIEKGIAEAAIAKVQPLFNFTGTISEKIEKLSVLLAESEEGQKGVEELRFICETVTELGMNDSILDLDVTLARGLNYYTGAIFEVAPPAGVAMGSIGGGGRYDDLTGIFGLKNVSGVGISFGLDRIYLVLEELGLFPETVSETSKAIFLNFGNKETLYAMNAIKKLRAQGIKVELYPDAVKLGKQFQYADKRTIAYAVIVGDQEMNDQKYTVKNLHTGEQQALDFTALQDLLE, encoded by the coding sequence ATTATGGCAAAACCAGGCATACCTAAAGGTACCCGCGATTTCTCCCCGATAGAGGTGGCGAAACGCCAGTACATCATCCAGATTATCAAAAGCAACTTCGAAAAATACGGTTTCCAGCCGATAGAAACGCCTTCTTTTGAAAACTCCGATACCCTGATGGGAAAATATGGGGAAGAAGGGGACAGGTTGATTTTTAAAATATTAAATTCCGGCGATTACCTCGCTAAAGCAGACGAAAAGCACTTAACGGATCGCAACAGCCAAAAGTTAACGGCACACATTTCGGAGAAAGCTTTGCGCTATGACCTTACCGTTCCTTTTGCGCGGTATGTCGTACAGCACCAAAATGAAATTGAATTCCCTTTTAAGCGGTACCAGATCCAGCCGGTATGGCGTGCCGATCGTCCTCAAAAAGGACGTTTCCGTGAGTTTTACCAATGCGATGCCGATGTCGTTGGTTCGACCTCATTATGGCAGGAAGTAGAATTGGTACAGCTCTATGATGGTGTTTTTTCGGCACTGGGATTAAAAGGGGTGACTATAAAAATAAACAATCGTAAAATCCTGTCCGGAATTGCTGAGGTGATCGGGGCCAGTGATAAGCTGATTGACTTTACAGTAGCACTGGACAAACTCGATAAAATCGGGGAAGACGGTGTCAAAAAAGAAATGATCGAAAAAGGGATCGCCGAAGCAGCAATTGCCAAAGTACAGCCTTTGTTTAATTTTACCGGGACGATCAGTGAAAAGATCGAAAAGCTTTCGGTATTGTTGGCGGAATCAGAAGAAGGACAAAAAGGCGTCGAAGAACTGCGTTTTATTTGTGAGACGGTAACCGAATTGGGTATGAACGACTCGATCCTGGATCTTGATGTGACGCTGGCACGTGGACTGAATTATTATACCGGAGCCATTTTTGAAGTAGCTCCACCTGCCGGAGTAGCCATGGGCTCTATTGGAGGCGGTGGCCGTTATGATGACCTTACAGGTATCTTCGGACTCAAAAATGTAAGTGGAGTGGGGATCTCTTTTGGACTGGATCGAATTTATCTCGTATTGGAAGAGTTGGGCTTATTCCCGGAAACGGTTTCAGAGACTTCTAAGGCTATTTTCCTGAACTTTGGCAATAAAGAGACCTTGTATGCTATGAACGCGATTAAAAAGCTACGGGCGCAGGGTATTAAGGTCGAATTGTATCCTGATGCGGTTAAACTGGGCAAGCAATTCCAGTATGCGGACAAACGCACGATTGCTTACGCAGTAATTGTGGGAGACCAGGAGATGAACGACCAAAAATATACGGTAAAAAACCTACACACGGGAGAACAGCAGGCGCTGGATTTTACCGCACTTCAGGATTTATTGGAATAA
- a CDS encoding GNAT family N-acetyltransferase, with translation MNTILIREIQYADNPAIAKVIRDVLVELGVPKVGTAYADPFLDTLSAVYQNDKSVYFIAEQEGKIIGGAGIAQLEHEDRPICELQKMYLLTEARGMGVASRLMAACLEKAKAFDYTSCYLETMPYMEAAQQLYRNSGFVYLEAPLGNTGHYSCPVWMLRKL, from the coding sequence ATGAATACAATACTTATACGTGAAATCCAGTATGCTGATAATCCCGCTATTGCAAAAGTAATCCGGGATGTTTTAGTGGAATTGGGAGTCCCGAAAGTCGGCACCGCATACGCCGATCCTTTTCTGGATACTTTATCAGCAGTATATCAAAATGATAAGTCCGTTTATTTTATAGCAGAACAAGAGGGAAAAATTATCGGGGGAGCTGGTATTGCGCAATTGGAGCACGAGGATCGCCCCATCTGTGAGCTGCAAAAAATGTACCTTCTGACAGAAGCGCGGGGAATGGGAGTCGCAAGCCGGCTGATGGCGGCCTGTCTTGAAAAAGCCAAAGCTTTTGATTATACCTCATGTTACCTGGAGACAATGCCTTACATGGAAGCAGCGCAGCAATTGTACCGAAACTCCGGATTTGTGTACCTGGAAGCGCCGCTTGGGAACACCGGACATTATTCCTGCCCGGTATGGATGCTCAGGAAGCTATAA